The window GATCGAATGAAAGTATAACTCTTTCTCTCAATCATTAACTATGCTGTATTATTGGTTAGATATTTTAAGCGATTAAAATCTTTTTCATTaagtttgttaattattttaaaattgtggtttatatttttatttgtcctGTTGACTTggttttgggggggggggggggggggatgtaacatttaagttattattatttttctctaaaaacACTGTTTAGATTAATAttcgattttaatttatatccttacacaaaaaatcattttacttaCATCCCGATAAACACGCATTAGTGTCGATCTTGATATTGACATTACTGGCATCAATTAAGCCAATGTAAATCTTATAcccaaatactattttttttaaatgaaactcTTTAGCATTGACTTATTAAAACTATGGTAATTTTGAATTAGAATGGCTTTTGTGTCCATCAAAGCTGATAGTGTCAAGcggatttaatttaattggttgAATAGAAtgtgtgaattattataaattctttaatattattatatttaatttttataaataaaaaaatctgatGCTAATGACAATATAGCCAACACTTGATGGTAATTAATGATATTAACTTATTTGATCGTTTCTAATTAGCTTCAAGATAGCATGGTATGGGCTAGAGCCGAAACTTATTTACAAGCTAATTCAAATCATAGAGTGCATTAATTAGAACTAAAATGTAACTAATGCACTTGCGTTTACTTGAATTCGGCTGAAATAAATTATCGAGTTTGAGTCATCTCTCCCATTCTCCTTTTTCCTCTACACTCCATTGTAGTCGTCGCACTTCTGGGCTATCATTATCGGGCTTTTTGAACATGATTGGCTTCTCCCTCTTTGTCCTAGGTTTACACCACAATTGTCTTGTCCATCTTTGTCATCATTGCACCACTATTATGCATATTATTTTGTTTCCCCTACCAAAGTTTCAATAAAAGTGAATCTTGAAAAGCCTTCCAAACACTTGTGATCCCTTTCCAGTAATTTGACATTGTTCTCGAGTTCCTTAATGTAGGAATAGGCTTCTCCTCATTGCTATACTACTTTACCTTTAAAACCTGGACCCAAAGCTCATGagttttattacaaatttccTATGCGATTTTAAGCATAAAACCATAATCTGATGACAGGCTAATGGTTGTCTAAGAATCTCCCggtgtgtgtttggtttgttaGCAAACACGCGTTCCAAGACCATTGAACAGAAAAGTATATGAGAAGAAACTTTGAAATTAACTAACCTTTTCTGTCACTCAATCACAAATCAaacactattttatcttttgttgaAGGATGCCTTAAGGCTCCTTATTTGTATTGTAGTCTGcttgttttgttgtttcttttttctttataaaaaaaacatatattaatctatagataatttaataatcctacattgtttttttttttctttaatactgtttaaataccatttttttcatcatttttctgtttttacaatcCCTGCGAATCTGAATTCGTATCTCCAGATCATATGGTCTTGAAATTAGAAATGGACTACACGTTTCACAAGGACGAACGATATCTAAAGCTACAATCCaagaatttttcctttttaaaaggTTCTAAAATTCTTATACACAAAATCGATGAATCTTCTTGTTTTTTGTTAGGGCCATTTTCGACAATacagttcttaaaaaaaaatataaccccaccatttttaattataagatttttttttcaaaaatttatttttttctttttaaaagattttttttcttctaattttttaaatgtattaattatttttttcttatatattcttacttaattattatttctttaaatattaaagaaacaagtaaatagagaaaaaataaaaggatatttctgaaatgagataaataattgttaaatttaatatgataactattttttttaaaacacgtgaattggttaaatttttttttataattaagcaTGAAGGGAATATACATCAAAAGAATATTTGTTGTATttgttgaataaattaaaactgTTGTATATAATTTTCTCTTGATAACTTCTTACATTTTAATTCCTCTCACTTATgattttctaaataaaagttacaatttttttactctgaaataattatttattttgaatcatgaaaaattaaaacaccTTAGGCTGagtcttaaaatttattttttaattaaaatggttgaataatcatttattttttaatatgaaaattcctatgtattatattttaaaataaatcttcaaaaaaattgaaaatttgaaacttttgttgtcaagttttctcaaaattttggcTTTATAATTAATCTTCGTTCAAcataaaattatccttcttgTAGCTATATGTTTgcatgaataaatttttaacaacGGAGAAGTTTTGTAGATTCTTGAATTTAACCTTATTTAGGCTGTGTTATAAAGTCATTTAAAAAggttaagttaaaaaaattacatgtttatTTGCCACATAAATTTAGCggaacaaatgttttttttacaggtAGCGGAACAGATgttatttcacattttttgaGGCAATGTTatttgcattattatttttttgaaaaaattaatattttcatgtgTTGTTTTATTCGTATTCTTATAATAAGATAAGATATGGGCATATTGCATTTCTATAAAATCCTAGAAGTTATTTTCAATGCAACGATAGCTTTTTctcttacattattattttcttttatcatttaatttttttaaaatttataaaaacatttaattccaacctaATATATCTATTTATTCAATTCAATAGTAACTCCCTGGTTTGAGTCATATGTATACTAATTGCTATTTGTAAGTGGGATGTAAGTTCGAATCTCCCGTAGATACTTGTAACAAATTAGCATGTGCCCCAGTGGTTTTATTTGGTTCGAATTGACTCATCTGGAGGACTGAAATATTTAacaagtaaattaattaaagaagggaaaaaaatgttgttaGAAAGGGCAGGGAAGTAATTTGGGTTGTGGTTTTAATCGGGGAAAAGGACAAGCATGGAAAAACGCAGAGAAACAATGTTGTTCGAAAAAGGAGGCCCCTTGAGATGGCAGGTACAGTAACAGTCACAACccagaaagataaaaaataaagaaaaaagagggggttggggttggggttggggaggatatttgtttgttttaagcGAAGCAATAAAGATAGATAAAAAGGCTGTGAAGGGTGTCACTTTCGAAAGCAAAAGAGGGAGGAGGACACAAACACTCTCCCTAgcaagtaaagtaaaaaaaagagggtgtggtgaaagttgaaaagaaaatattcattCTGTCTCTAGTTACTACTTGCTGCCATGGCAAGCATCAAGTCTAATAAGCAAGTCTTAAGAGgaaaaacaacaacatcaaGTGTCTGAGTCTGGATCCTCAACGGAAACGGGCTTTTGCGGCTACGGTGGAGCATGCAGGAACGACGTCGTCCAGCCAGGGGATGGTGAGAGGAAGCGGAGGGGAGATAGTTCAAGTTGAAGGCGGTCACATTGTGCGCTCCACAGGGCGGAAGGACCGTCACAGCAAAGTGTGCACCGCCAAAGGCCCTCGTGACCGACGGGTGAGGTTATCGGCCCACACCGCCATCCAATTCTACGACGTCCAGGACCGCTTGGGCTACGACCGCCCCAGCAAGGCCGTCGACTGGCTCATCAACAAGGCCAAGTCCTCCATCGACCAACTCGCCCACCTCCCTCCCTGGAAACCCACTCTCCCCTCACCCGCACCACCTCATCTAAACGACGACCATTCAGacaaacctaaccctaaccctaaccctaaccccaacCCCAACCCCAACCCCAACCATAGCCCTGATGCCCAAATTCTCAACCAGTTCGACCACGACGATGGAGCTGGAGCTGGTTCCAGTTATCTTCCTATGGATAACGACGCGATAAGGTCGTTCTTCCCCACGACGACTTCCTCGTTGGTTCAATTCCAGAGCTACCCACCGGATTTGCTCTCCAGAACCAGTAGCCAGGACCTGCGTCTCTCGCTTCAGTCCTTGCAAGACCCTATTTTACTTCACCACAACCACAACAACAACGAGCACGTGCTTTTCGCTGGAACCGCCTTTGATAACATGGTAGCGTggaataataatagtaataataatcataataataataatcataataataataataataataataataataataatactgcTTCTAATGATacttgtggtggtggtggtggtggtggtggaggaggaggaggaggaggaggagggttTGTGTTTAACGCTCCTTCGACTTTGCCGGGGCCGGCGACGGTGGCGTCGCCGACGGTGGTGTTTGGTCATGGTTATGGTCAAGGCCAGTATTTTTCTCAGAGGGGACCCCTTCAGTCCAGTAACAGCCCTTCCGTTCGTGCGTGGATTGACGCGCCATCGTTCGTCGCTGCTGCCGCCGATCATCGGCATCATCACTATCTGTCTCCCGCGGCAGCGGCAGCGGCGTTGGTGTATCAGTCTGCTCCTCCCACGGCGGCATTTACGGCGGCGCCCGGTGGCTTCTCGGGATTCCGCGTGCCGGCACGAATTCAGGGTGAGGAGGAGCACGACGGCGGCATGTCCGATAAGCCGTCCTCTGCTTCCTCCGATTCTCGCCGTTGAACCGTCGAGATCGTCAGCCGATTTCTGTCTCCTTGGAATCAATTGGGTATGTGTGTGATCTGTTTTTTGCAGGGATGGAGGAGACGAAGTTGGACTTGGAATGGTTCGGTTCGGTTCAGTGGACTATTATGCTTGTGGAATGAAGAAAATCTGGGGTTGAATATCCAGGTTTTTGAATTCTCCAGTCtgttatgttaatttattttatgtttttcatgtTTCATTAGGGAGACTTTCAAGTTTGAGTACTGTTGTGTTGGATTGTCTGTTTGATGATGTTTGTTACAATTTGTACTAGTGGATGTATTTGTACTTGGGTATCTAGTTTCTTAGTTTTGGTTTGAAGACATGCACGTAGATACTACTATATCACTTATTATTCACGGCCTAGTTGGTCGATTTATCTTTGTATTTCCAACTTAGTGCAGAGCCAGATTCAGGGTGAGGCTTTATCTCCATTGCAAAACAGGGAAAATTCCAAATAGGCTAATGTATGAATAATTGGTAGTGTGTGCTAAAGGTTTGAGTTGGTTGTTAACTCGTTATTGTTACTGTCTTGTTTCGATGGAGGGAAAGAGACGGGTATTTTCTTCTCGTTTGGAAAAAATGCCCAATTCGCCAATGGGATGTCAAAGAGATGGATGAAAGAGGGTTTTTGGTTCTCTTTGTGGGTGTGAGAAATGATTGTTTTGTTACTTTTTTACTGCTTTCTAGTGCGACCGTCCATCCTTCTGTAGCTTCCTCATCCTGCCAAAAGAATTGAAAGATGATTCATTCCCactgttttattatatcaatgATCTATCTCTTTCGTGCTTGAATTTTGGGAGCATTTGGCTGATAAGTCGTTGTCTATCAACAGTAGAAActgtttttacaaaagaaaagagttgCGTGAGTTGATTCCCCAGCTTGTTAAAAGGGCAATTTTCCTAAATTCAGTATGGTTTTCTGCTTTTCCTTTCCCATGTCTTATTTCTAGTCCCTCTTTCGCCTGTGTAACTATGTGAGGATTCATGATAGTGACTCAAGGGTTGGTTGTGTGGTAGTAAAAAGGAAGGGAAGCAACCCAACTCATCTTCTAATTATACTCCAATGGGAAGCTTCAGCTTCTGGTACAGTGGTTTAGTTTTACCATGGGTTTCAGTCTGTTCTACCCCTTTGGAACCAAAGtatcatgtttatttattaaagttCTCAACCTTAAGATGAGATTGAGTAGTGGGGGAATCTGTAGGTCACAGTCCATAAATACTCCATAACCAATGAGTTGGGTAGATAGATAGATCCTAGTAGGTAGAGCAAGTGGGGAGAGAAGAGGATATCTACAGGGATGAGCACAACGAAGCTCAATTATGGGAGAATTCACACATAAGTGCCACCAAAGTGTGGTTCTTGCCCATCTGTTCTTGGTCCCCTACCCTACCCCCGTGAAACTCAGtg of the Glycine max cultivar Williams 82 chromosome 13, Glycine_max_v4.0, whole genome shotgun sequence genome contains:
- the LOC100796938 gene encoding transcription factor TCP3, producing ASLKRKNNNIKCLSLDPQRKRAFAATVEHAGTTSSSQGMVRGSGGEIVQVEGGHIVRSTGRKDRHSKVCTAKGPRDRRVRLSAHTAIQFYDVQDRLGYDRPSKAVDWLINKAKSSIDQLAHLPPWKPTLPSPAPPHLNDDHSDKPNPNPNPNPNPNPNPNHSPDAQILNQFDHDDGAGAGSSYLPMDNDAIRSFFPTTTSSLVQFQSYPPDLLSRTSSQDLRLSLQSLQDPILLHHNHNNNEHVLFAGTAFDNMVAWNNNSNNNHNNNNHNNNNNNNNNNNTASNDTCGGGGGGGGGGGGGGGGFVFNAPSTLPGPATVASPTVVFGHGYGQGQYFSQRGPLQSSNSPSVRAWIDAPSFVAAAADHRHHHYLSPAAAAAALVYQSAPPTAAFTAAPGGFSGFRVPARIQGEEEHDGGMSDKPSSASSDSRR